A stretch of the Cytobacillus luteolus genome encodes the following:
- a CDS encoding nucleoside triphosphate pyrophosphohydrolase encodes MPTYNKLVRDLIPTIIEKLGSKPITQILSDEEYMIELKKKSFEELEEYMNTTNKEDALEELADLLEILHALAEANGSSIDEVEMIREKKAVDRGGFKDKIFLVEVLDD; translated from the coding sequence ATGCCAACCTACAACAAACTAGTCCGAGACCTAATCCCAACAATCATCGAAAAATTAGGCAGTAAACCAATCACGCAAATCCTATCAGATGAAGAATACATGATTGAACTAAAAAAGAAAAGCTTCGAAGAATTAGAAGAATACATGAATACAACAAACAAAGAAGATGCACTGGAAGAACTTGCAGACCTTCTTGAAATCTTACATGCACTAGCAGAGGCTAATGGTTCATCTATTGATGAGGTAGAAATGATAAGAGAAAAGAAAGCAGTTGATCGCGGAGGCTTCAAGGATAAAATTTTCCTGGTTGAGGTCCTAGATGACTAA
- a CDS encoding DEAD/DEAH box helicase family protein, producing the protein MTNIKLITSNLKEELIQGIEKASSIYILTSFVMKSGIQVLKESLKKAVERGADVKICTGDYLFITQPDALRELIAIDERIEVRLWESKGISFHPKAYILQFQDEGCLIVGSSNLSRSALTTGIEWNIGMDQSIERDTFQEALDQFTKIFYHPQTITINIETIKSYEKDYDKYHQAYPNLVRKWTEREEIELTLPNTVEVETEESEFVKETAAPYGEIQPRFAQIDALEELNTTLEEGYSSAMVVMATGLGKTYLAAFFAKNFKRVLFIAHREEILHQARNSFKMVLPDKVYGIYNGKEKEGQADTVLASIYTLSMKRHLEFFDPTDFDLIIIDEFHHAAANSYQRVLEYFKPSFLLGITATPDRNDNRDVYAICDGNVAYRIDFLEAIQHQWLAPFQYFGVYDDTDYSQITWLGNRYAEEELLQIQLREEMAERIVNAWNKHKQTRTIVFCSSIKQAIFLSDYFNSKGYKTVSLHSKQTEIGRADATKLLAKGKLDAIFTVDLFNEGVDIPVVDTLLFVRPTESLTVFTQQVGRGLRLHSEKRHCVIIDLIGNYRNADIKLSLFDTSSRDRKKKVSEIQPEVPIGCFIDLEVQVVNLLEELARKRQPRKQQLYDSYFKVKQELGRRPSYLELHLKGIADTSQYKQEFYSYIGFLSWAEELTDVENEVYKKFSDWFIEAERTSMSKSYKMVVLLSMLYRGKQDWYKPITAEEVAPFFHKYLTEKEYRKRIDFSDAGSKKLWEYNEERISKLITTMPMTKWSGSSKELVKFVDNQFWIDLGDVGLEDQDILFKWTQEICEYRLHQHFERKSN; encoded by the coding sequence ATGACTAACATCAAGTTAATTACTAGTAATTTAAAAGAGGAGCTAATTCAAGGAATTGAAAAGGCTTCTTCTATTTATATTTTGACGTCTTTTGTGATGAAATCTGGAATTCAAGTGCTTAAAGAGTCTTTGAAGAAGGCGGTGGAACGTGGAGCTGATGTTAAGATATGTACAGGTGACTACTTATTTATCACTCAACCAGATGCGTTAAGGGAATTAATAGCTATTGATGAAAGAATTGAAGTCCGTCTTTGGGAAAGTAAAGGAATATCCTTTCATCCAAAGGCCTATATACTTCAGTTTCAGGACGAGGGCTGTTTGATTGTTGGCTCTTCCAATCTTTCTAGATCTGCTTTAACAACAGGAATTGAGTGGAATATTGGCATGGATCAATCAATAGAGAGAGACACGTTCCAAGAGGCTTTGGATCAATTCACAAAGATTTTTTATCATCCTCAGACTATAACAATTAATATAGAAACGATTAAATCTTATGAGAAAGATTATGATAAATACCATCAAGCATATCCTAATCTAGTAAGAAAGTGGACAGAACGAGAAGAAATTGAGTTAACGCTTCCAAATACAGTAGAAGTAGAAACTGAGGAAAGTGAATTTGTTAAAGAAACAGCTGCACCATATGGAGAAATTCAACCTCGTTTTGCTCAAATTGATGCTCTTGAAGAATTGAACACTACCTTAGAAGAAGGCTATTCTTCGGCGATGGTGGTTATGGCAACAGGGCTAGGTAAAACGTACTTAGCAGCCTTTTTTGCAAAAAATTTTAAACGTGTATTGTTTATAGCCCATCGTGAGGAGATTCTTCACCAAGCACGTAATTCTTTTAAAATGGTATTACCTGATAAGGTCTATGGAATATACAATGGTAAAGAAAAAGAAGGCCAAGCTGATACTGTTCTCGCTTCAATTTATACATTAAGTATGAAAAGACACTTAGAATTCTTTGATCCAACTGACTTTGACTTAATAATTATTGACGAATTCCATCATGCTGCGGCAAACTCTTATCAACGTGTTCTAGAATATTTTAAACCATCGTTTTTACTAGGTATCACTGCTACACCAGATAGAAATGATAATCGCGATGTGTATGCGATTTGTGATGGAAACGTTGCTTATCGGATTGATTTTTTGGAGGCCATACAGCATCAATGGCTTGCTCCTTTTCAATATTTTGGAGTTTATGATGATACAGATTACAGTCAAATTACTTGGTTAGGTAATAGATATGCTGAAGAAGAACTACTTCAAATACAGTTAAGAGAAGAGATGGCAGAAAGGATTGTTAATGCGTGGAATAAGCATAAACAAACTCGCACTATTGTATTTTGTTCATCAATCAAACAAGCCATATTTCTTTCGGATTATTTTAATTCAAAAGGCTATAAAACAGTAAGTCTTCATTCTAAGCAAACAGAAATTGGTCGTGCAGATGCGACAAAGCTCTTAGCTAAGGGAAAGCTTGATGCTATTTTTACAGTAGATCTTTTTAATGAGGGTGTAGATATTCCAGTAGTAGATACACTATTATTTGTGCGTCCAACGGAGTCTTTAACAGTATTTACTCAGCAAGTTGGGCGAGGGCTACGGTTACATTCGGAGAAAAGGCACTGTGTAATCATTGATTTAATTGGGAACTATCGTAATGCCGATATAAAACTGAGTTTATTTGATACATCCAGTCGTGACAGGAAGAAAAAGGTAAGCGAAATTCAGCCAGAAGTGCCTATAGGTTGTTTTATTGACTTGGAAGTGCAAGTAGTCAATTTACTTGAAGAATTGGCTAGAAAAAGGCAGCCTAGAAAACAACAGTTGTATGATAGCTATTTTAAAGTGAAACAGGAACTAGGTAGAAGACCTAGCTACTTAGAACTTCATTTAAAAGGAATTGCCGATACAAGTCAATATAAACAAGAGTTCTATTCTTACATTGGATTCCTAAGTTGGGCTGAGGAACTTACTGATGTTGAAAATGAGGTATACAAAAAGTTCAGTGATTGGTTTATAGAAGCTGAGCGTACAAGTATGAGTAAGAGCTATAAAATGGTTGTGTTGTTATCTATGCTATATCGAGGCAAACAAGATTGGTATAAACCAATTACAGCAGAAGAAGTAGCTCCTTTTTTCCATAAGTATTTAACTGAAAAAGAGTACCGTAAACGAATTGATTTTTCCGATGCTGGGTCAAAGAAACTCTGGGAGTACAACGAGGAAAGAATTAGTAAGTTAATAACGACAATGCCAATGACTAAATGGAGTGGTAGTTCCAAGGAACTTGTTAAATTCGTTGATAATCAGTTCTGGATTGATTTAGGTGACGTTGGTTTAGAAGATCAAGACATACTTTTTAAATGGACACAGGAGATATGTGAATATAGATTACATCAGCATTTTGAACGTAAATCTAACTGA
- a CDS encoding VLRF1 family aeRF1-type release factor translates to MIYQERIAKLRNLILQKPDKMLSLYLNTDRRDQEQQDGKWKIALKTGFNRLEEYLKVSSEEELKRLHSIRQKVEKYIENLGRKRPRGIVIFASEDSGVWEVFELQVPVETRFYWEERPVLDQLTELHKQYPLTALILMQQNQVKILKTNFAHLEGSETIEVDLVFDDWRKNEGPSHVNSSMGGKAVKSANQVDHFEDRVKENQYRWIKSLGSKLDKKIADEKFEKVILVGDKEEGKMLDKNMNKQIDTIIQKNLFNENEHRVVEKLFDVNK, encoded by the coding sequence ATGATTTATCAGGAAAGAATTGCCAAATTACGAAATTTGATTCTGCAAAAACCAGATAAGATGTTATCGTTATATTTAAACACAGATCGAAGAGATCAAGAACAGCAGGACGGTAAGTGGAAGATTGCCTTGAAAACTGGATTTAATAGATTAGAAGAATATTTGAAGGTTAGTAGTGAGGAAGAGCTGAAACGTCTACATTCAATTCGTCAGAAAGTAGAAAAGTATATTGAGAACTTAGGAAGAAAACGGCCGCGTGGGATTGTCATTTTTGCTTCTGAGGATAGTGGTGTTTGGGAAGTCTTTGAATTACAGGTTCCCGTTGAAACTAGGTTTTATTGGGAAGAGAGACCTGTATTAGACCAACTGACTGAATTGCATAAACAATATCCCTTAACAGCTTTAATACTCATGCAGCAAAATCAAGTAAAAATCCTCAAAACCAACTTTGCCCATTTGGAAGGCTCAGAAACGATTGAAGTTGATCTAGTGTTTGATGATTGGAGAAAGAATGAAGGTCCTTCCCATGTTAATTCAAGCATGGGGGGTAAAGCAGTGAAAAGTGCTAACCAAGTGGATCACTTTGAAGATCGTGTGAAGGAAAATCAATATCGCTGGATAAAAAGTCTTGGTAGTAAGCTGGATAAAAAAATTGCAGATGAAAAATTTGAGAAAGTGATCTTAGTTGGAGATAAAGAAGAAGGAAAAATGCTTGATAAGAATATGAATAAGCAAATAGATACTATTATTCAAAAAAATTTATTTAATGAGAATGAACATAGGGTTGTTGAAAAATTGTTTGATGTAAATAAATAA
- a CDS encoding competence protein ComK, with amino-acid sequence MKIKENYLIGETTLALLPFAHETLRTMIIDLNGVFYCSRKPFQVVDDSCQDGGASYDGRRKAIKRYTGITQKVPAPIKTHDYIYAVPTHSPEQYECIWIIAHNFIDAYPANNGEKTIIKFKDDSYIEVSNVSSSIIFKQLTRTCFVAARFSPSNRFSFWINSTDGRITRSLPGHTPPVNLILEEKEEEKEKEEIHN; translated from the coding sequence ATGAAGATCAAAGAAAATTACTTAATAGGAGAAACAACACTTGCTTTGTTACCATTTGCGCATGAAACATTGCGAACCATGATCATTGATTTGAATGGAGTTTTTTATTGTTCAAGAAAACCGTTTCAGGTGGTAGACGATAGTTGCCAAGATGGGGGAGCTTCGTATGATGGTAGACGAAAAGCGATTAAGCGCTACACTGGCATTACGCAAAAAGTTCCTGCACCGATTAAAACACATGATTACATCTATGCAGTTCCAACACATTCGCCAGAGCAATATGAATGCATTTGGATAATTGCTCATAACTTTATTGATGCTTACCCAGCCAATAATGGTGAAAAAACAATCATTAAATTTAAGGATGATAGCTATATCGAAGTTTCTAATGTGTCTTCTTCTATCATATTTAAGCAGTTAACGAGAACGTGCTTTGTTGCAGCAAGATTTTCTCCATCGAATCGATTTTCATTTTGGATTAACTCTACAGATGGAAGAATTACACGTTCACTTCCCGGGCATACACCACCTGTAAACTTAATACTAGAAGAAAAAGAAGAAGAAAAAGAAAAAGAAGAGATTCACAATTAA
- the queC gene encoding 7-cyano-7-deazaguanine synthase QueC: protein MLKDEKAIVVFSGGQDSTTCLFWALQTFKEVEVVTFNYNQRHKQEIECAKAIADELNVRHHLLDMQLLNQLAPNALTRDDIEIKEGENGELPSTFVPGRNLIFLSFAAVLASQVGAKHIITGVCETDFSGYPDCRDAFVKSLNVSINLSMDKQFVIHTPLMWLDKAETWKLADELDALDFVREKTLTCYEGVIGDGCGECPACKLRKNGLDNYLTSRERNEL from the coding sequence ATGTTAAAAGATGAAAAGGCAATTGTGGTTTTTAGTGGTGGACAAGATAGTACAACTTGCTTGTTTTGGGCACTACAAACCTTTAAAGAAGTTGAGGTTGTGACTTTTAATTATAATCAACGACATAAACAAGAGATTGAGTGTGCAAAGGCGATAGCAGATGAACTCAATGTTAGGCACCATCTGTTAGACATGCAACTGTTAAATCAGCTTGCTCCGAATGCATTAACTCGTGATGATATAGAGATTAAAGAAGGGGAGAATGGAGAATTACCTTCAACCTTTGTACCAGGTCGTAATTTGATTTTCTTATCATTTGCAGCTGTGTTAGCAAGCCAGGTTGGTGCTAAGCACATCATTACTGGGGTATGTGAAACAGACTTTAGTGGATATCCAGATTGTCGAGATGCTTTTGTAAAATCTCTCAATGTATCAATTAATCTTTCAATGGATAAGCAGTTTGTGATTCATACGCCACTGATGTGGTTGGATAAGGCAGAAACATGGAAGTTAGCTGATGAATTAGATGCACTTGATTTTGTGCGTGAAAAAACACTTACTTGTTATGAAGGTGTAATCGGGGATGGTTGTGGGGAGTGCCCCGCATGTAAGTTAAGAAAAAATGGATTAGACAACTACCTTACTTCACGTGAAAGGAATGAATTATGA
- a CDS encoding SNF2-related protein → MFKQLALKPSYYTTDGDTVVSFYNPVLSNSVKYDRVSGYFSSKALASYAKGLSGLTKNGGHFRLIISQDISEEDFDLIKKGYDLRNEIKEELFSKLEDYLTLNEEVNFYNLAHLIGKGVVDIKIGFKANGLFHSKFGLCTDKQGNVIYFTGSNNETYAAITHNYEAFDITTSWLASEFDVQKLEKAQKEFELLWNDKAQEKNIFIKEINEVVKKKIMTYDKGRIIVDADMLTKDSLILTIEDNQLVLQDNLDTYRINPDDFALARKLKQYYKSGYPYFRSDLTYIDMQKVITILEKYASKKKFKFIVSGRLIEYIEQHSYWIEERSQYGLLIKNLDSRVITDYKKFQTIVSKELERTLREQQMWSSFYMTQMQKAANFSVPGAGKTSMVYGTFAYLNSAAVNKADKIVMIGPKNSFLSWKLEFEENFGNKKELRVLDIHDEEAAEVHLRLNGSNMNLILINYESLGKYEYALSDIIDEKTVLVFDEVHKIKGVQSIRAQVAKRISEKPIYKFVLTGTPIPNSYQDIYNFLNILYMEEYKMFFNFQLNELKNPSPIEAKEINEKLYPFFWRTNKKQLEVPMANEDMIIKCTMTHEEQKIIDLLYRKYGNSPFNLYIRLIQASANPELLLKTIDFIEMYGDEYVEDWDDEFQTDTVSFNEEEIKIIRKVTESTKFYRALQLVEQLHQQNKQSIVWCMFVNTIDKVYRELCSKGIKAAVIYGSTPQKDRDKIIDMFKKTEIEVLITNPHTLAESVSLHKTCHDAIYLEYSFNLTHMLQSRDRIHRLGLPEGQYTQYYYFMLENEDEHQRNTIDEKIYVRLKEKEGRMIEAIEGDILTPEPSDDMDEILKLFEL, encoded by the coding sequence ATGTTTAAACAATTAGCATTAAAACCAAGCTATTACACAACAGACGGAGATACTGTAGTATCTTTTTATAATCCAGTATTATCAAATTCAGTTAAGTATGATCGTGTAAGCGGATATTTTAGTTCAAAGGCCCTTGCTTCTTATGCTAAGGGCCTTAGTGGCTTAACTAAAAATGGTGGTCATTTTCGTTTAATTATATCTCAAGATATAAGCGAAGAAGATTTTGATTTAATAAAAAAAGGGTATGATTTAAGAAACGAAATCAAGGAGGAGTTATTTAGTAAATTAGAAGACTATCTAACACTTAATGAGGAAGTTAACTTCTACAATCTTGCCCATCTTATCGGAAAAGGTGTCGTAGATATAAAGATTGGTTTCAAGGCAAATGGTTTATTTCATTCTAAATTTGGCCTTTGCACTGATAAACAAGGAAACGTAATATATTTTACAGGGTCAAACAATGAAACATATGCCGCTATAACGCACAACTATGAGGCTTTTGATATAACTACATCTTGGCTAGCCTCAGAATTTGATGTCCAGAAATTAGAAAAAGCTCAAAAAGAATTCGAATTATTGTGGAATGACAAAGCTCAAGAGAAAAATATCTTTATTAAAGAAATTAATGAAGTAGTAAAGAAAAAAATTATGACCTATGATAAGGGGAGAATTATTGTGGATGCCGATATGCTTACAAAAGATTCCTTAATTTTAACCATAGAGGATAATCAATTAGTCCTACAAGATAATTTGGACACTTATCGAATTAATCCTGATGATTTTGCATTAGCACGAAAGCTAAAACAATACTATAAGAGTGGCTATCCTTATTTTCGTTCAGATCTTACCTACATAGATATGCAAAAAGTTATAACAATATTGGAAAAGTATGCTAGCAAGAAAAAGTTTAAGTTTATAGTCAGTGGAAGACTTATAGAGTATATTGAGCAACACTCGTATTGGATTGAAGAACGTTCACAATATGGTCTATTAATTAAAAATCTTGACTCAAGAGTTATCACCGATTATAAAAAGTTTCAAACTATTGTATCAAAGGAACTAGAGCGTACATTAAGAGAGCAGCAAATGTGGAGTTCTTTCTATATGACACAAATGCAAAAAGCAGCAAATTTCTCTGTTCCTGGGGCAGGCAAAACATCAATGGTATATGGCACTTTTGCTTATCTTAATTCAGCAGCAGTTAATAAAGCTGATAAAATTGTAATGATTGGCCCCAAAAACTCTTTTCTCTCATGGAAATTAGAGTTTGAAGAAAACTTTGGAAACAAAAAGGAACTAAGAGTTCTTGATATTCATGATGAAGAAGCAGCTGAAGTACATCTTCGTCTTAATGGATCAAATATGAACTTAATCTTAATTAATTATGAGTCTCTTGGGAAGTATGAATACGCTTTATCAGATATTATTGACGAGAAGACTGTTCTTGTATTTGATGAGGTACACAAAATTAAAGGGGTACAAAGTATTCGGGCACAGGTTGCAAAACGTATTTCTGAAAAGCCGATTTATAAATTTGTATTAACTGGAACTCCAATTCCAAACTCCTATCAAGATATCTATAACTTCTTAAATATCCTTTATATGGAAGAGTATAAGATGTTCTTTAACTTCCAGTTAAATGAATTAAAGAATCCCAGCCCAATAGAAGCTAAAGAAATAAATGAGAAGTTATATCCTTTCTTTTGGCGAACTAACAAAAAGCAGCTCGAAGTACCAATGGCTAATGAAGACATGATAATTAAATGTACTATGACACATGAAGAACAGAAAATTATAGATTTACTATATCGTAAATATGGTAATTCGCCATTCAATTTATATATCCGTTTAATCCAGGCCTCGGCAAATCCAGAACTCTTGTTGAAGACAATTGACTTCATTGAAATGTATGGAGATGAGTATGTGGAAGACTGGGATGATGAGTTTCAAACTGATACAGTATCTTTTAATGAGGAAGAAATAAAAATAATCCGAAAAGTTACTGAATCAACAAAATTCTATCGAGCGTTACAATTAGTTGAACAACTACATCAACAGAACAAGCAATCTATTGTATGGTGTATGTTTGTAAATACGATTGATAAAGTGTATCGGGAGTTATGCTCTAAAGGAATTAAAGCAGCTGTTATTTATGGAAGTACCCCCCAAAAGGATCGGGATAAAATAATAGATATGTTTAAGAAAACTGAAATTGAAGTACTTATTACAAACCCACATACCTTGGCTGAATCAGTGTCACTTCATAAAACTTGTCATGATGCAATCTATTTAGAGTACTCTTTCAACCTAACTCATATGTTACAATCGAGAGATCGAATACATAGATTAGGATTACCAGAAGGACAATATACACAATATTACTACTTCATGTTAGAAAATGAAGATGAACATCAAAGAAACACCATTGACGAAAAGATTTATGTACGACTAAAGGAAAAAGAAGGACGAATGATAGAAGCAATTGAAGGAGATATACTTACTCCGGAACCTTCAGATGATATGGACGAGATTTTGAAATTGTTTGAATTGTAG
- the queE gene encoding 7-carboxy-7-deazaguanine synthase QueE, with protein MSKVPVMEIFGPTIQGEGMVIGQKTMFVRTAGCDYSCSWCDSAFTWDGTGKEMTKQMEAEEIWNELTSLGGEGFSFVTISGGNPALLKNLSFLIDLLKSNNIKIGLETQGSKWQDWFLQIDELTLSPKPPSSGMVTDFEALDMIINNLSEGQTTQNTSLKVVVFDDEDYNYAKKVHHRYPHIPFFLQVGNENNKTSDNLKLVSLLLQKYEWLINKTMLDHECKDVKVLPQLHTYIWGNKRGV; from the coding sequence TTGAGTAAAGTACCCGTTATGGAGATATTTGGACCGACGATCCAAGGAGAAGGAATGGTCATTGGCCAAAAGACGATGTTTGTAAGAACGGCAGGTTGTGATTATTCTTGCTCATGGTGTGATTCTGCCTTTACGTGGGATGGAACTGGTAAAGAGATGACCAAGCAAATGGAAGCAGAAGAGATTTGGAATGAACTTACATCACTTGGTGGGGAAGGTTTTTCGTTTGTTACCATTTCAGGAGGAAATCCGGCACTATTGAAAAATTTGAGTTTCTTAATTGATCTATTAAAATCAAACAATATAAAAATTGGTCTTGAAACACAGGGAAGCAAGTGGCAGGATTGGTTTTTACAAATTGATGAATTAACCCTTTCTCCTAAGCCACCTAGTTCAGGGATGGTAACGGATTTTGAAGCTCTTGACATGATTATTAACAATCTATCTGAAGGACAAACAACACAGAATACGAGTTTAAAAGTGGTTGTTTTTGATGATGAAGATTACAACTATGCGAAAAAAGTCCACCATCGTTATCCTCACATTCCCTTCTTCCTACAGGTGGGAAATGAAAATAATAAAACAAGTGATAACCTGAAGTTAGTATCACTGTTATTGCAGAAATATGAATGGTTAATTAATAAGACAATGCTAGATCATGAGTGTAAAGACGTAAAGGTTTTACCTCAACTTCATACCTATATTTGGGGAAATAAGCGTGGAGTCTAG
- a CDS encoding DUF429 domain-containing protein, with amino-acid sequence MRVIGIDLSGPSNHKDTVLTVFEQKQNELQFVKWMSNISDQEILTEIYEQSQLDEVVIGIDAPLSYEDGGGDRKGDRELRKFIVSLGMKPGSIMPPTLNRMVYLTLRGIKLSREIENLNVKYPISIVEVHPGAVIGSRLSKQDIEVALTYKQVRSARSFIRTWFTEQKLTQIPIEIEEESHSIDACAAALGAWHWKDPKYKPKWIFKAQPPLHPYDYCC; translated from the coding sequence ATGAGAGTAATTGGAATCGATTTATCAGGGCCAAGTAATCATAAGGATACGGTTCTTACTGTTTTTGAACAAAAGCAAAATGAACTGCAATTTGTTAAGTGGATGAGTAATATAAGTGATCAGGAAATCTTAACTGAGATTTATGAGCAAAGTCAATTAGATGAGGTTGTGATTGGAATCGATGCCCCCTTATCCTATGAGGACGGGGGAGGAGATAGGAAAGGTGATCGGGAACTAAGAAAGTTTATTGTATCTCTAGGAATGAAACCAGGGTCCATCATGCCGCCTACCTTAAATAGAATGGTGTATTTAACATTAAGAGGGATTAAACTTAGTAGAGAAATAGAGAACTTGAACGTCAAGTATCCAATTTCTATAGTGGAAGTTCATCCAGGAGCGGTTATTGGCTCGAGACTATCAAAACAAGACATAGAAGTTGCATTAACTTACAAGCAAGTACGTTCAGCTAGAAGCTTTATTCGGACGTGGTTTACAGAGCAGAAACTTACTCAAATTCCTATTGAAATAGAAGAAGAAAGTCATTCCATTGATGCATGTGCAGCTGCTTTAGGTGCATGGCATTGGAAGGATCCTAAGTATAAACCTAAATGGATATTCAAAGCACAGCCTCCTCTTCATCCTTATGACTATTGTTGCTGA
- the queD gene encoding 6-carboxytetrahydropterin synthase QueD translates to MTNDFFGFRIVENLQKMDKDIKKSELQYHKKRVLVSKEFTFDAAHHLHCYEGKCKNLHGHTYKVVFGISGFVDEIGLVIDFGDIKEIWKKEIEIYLDHRYLNETLPKMNTTAENMVVWIYEKMMESLNKRSEQYNGVRVEFVRLYETPTSYAEVRREWMEVE, encoded by the coding sequence ATGACGAATGATTTCTTTGGTTTTCGAATTGTAGAAAATCTTCAAAAGATGGATAAAGATATCAAAAAGAGTGAACTACAATACCATAAAAAGCGCGTGTTAGTAAGTAAGGAATTTACATTTGATGCGGCTCATCACCTTCATTGTTATGAGGGGAAATGCAAGAATCTACATGGGCATACGTACAAAGTAGTGTTTGGGATTAGTGGTTTTGTAGATGAGATTGGCCTTGTAATTGATTTTGGTGATATAAAAGAGATTTGGAAAAAGGAAATTGAAATCTACCTTGACCATCGTTATCTAAATGAAACGTTACCTAAAATGAATACAACTGCGGAAAATATGGTTGTTTGGATCTATGAGAAGATGATGGAGTCTTTAAACAAGAGATCTGAACAATATAACGGAGTCAGAGTTGAATTTGTTCGTTTATATGAAACACCTACGAGTTATGCAGAGGTAAGACGGGAGTGGATGGAAGTTGAGTAA